A stretch of the Microscilla marina ATCC 23134 genome encodes the following:
- a CDS encoding tetratricopeptide repeat-containing sensor histidine kinase, with product MKHFLCFCIICFLLSFSGAAQHIRLESKEALQTKLKALNDTDTSKVSILCALARKTKNDTSSLSLDYAKQALKTATLQKSKTKKIQAYIQLINTCLSKRKLKEAYEYKDQGEKVLQGVDDVYQKAMFWATLQKLHSRNGPISNPNKGMEYAQKALKLLDSVDVNHPFKIQLYNNITIFFGTVSKQDFFYLKKAVEIGKKYKVPPVSLARTYFLLGGAYTNLYMGGDLEKSFRCFKKSLSICDQLLTKYPNHPKLLEIQADSWHLLSHVYTVRQSPNLDSALYYCRQAINFRKQMRDPIIFESYLALAAIQQQQGKPTMALETLLMAKKLTVDPNYQSAVDFRLFQLYKSRKDYKTALYYANESFKSHAKQVTQRIESIDEELSIKYKTELKDKEIEIANAKSKAQAKEIQQKNTLNLLFALGALLMLLFVLYAVYVNRRTKKQNQLLSNQKEEIATQAEELQVVNNRLLELSQFKTDLSSMLVHDLKNPLNTIIGLASGMLITKTQQATIHQAGKSMLHIVNNMLDVHRLEEAELVPALQSCELNQLVTEALDNVRFVAQQKGVVLRQNMTTSLWIKADPDLMLRVLINLLTNAVKHSTVNTQVWVNASSVDQQMVEVCVKDEGVGIQLEKQQVIFEKFKGANPMYGKGSTGLGLAFVALVAKAHGGKVSVRSEENKGATFSVVVPVAPAQEVEKIVGKRLRPTPITQGRALPPIVLQCRQNLKNTEIYEASKILSILQKIDETSPREAQIWKEQIAQTVYNYNEKKYQELIKLAKE from the coding sequence GAGCTGCTCAACATATTAGACTGGAAAGCAAAGAAGCATTGCAAACCAAGCTCAAAGCCCTGAACGATACTGATACATCTAAAGTAAGTATACTTTGCGCATTGGCACGCAAAACAAAAAATGATACCAGTAGCCTTAGTCTCGACTATGCCAAGCAAGCCTTGAAAACTGCAACATTGCAAAAGAGTAAGACAAAAAAGATTCAAGCATATATTCAGCTTATCAACACTTGTTTGTCCAAGAGAAAGCTCAAAGAAGCATACGAGTATAAAGATCAGGGAGAAAAAGTATTACAAGGAGTTGATGATGTTTACCAGAAAGCAATGTTTTGGGCGACTCTCCAGAAATTACATAGCCGTAACGGACCAATAAGCAACCCAAACAAGGGCATGGAATACGCCCAAAAAGCCTTGAAATTACTGGATTCTGTTGATGTAAATCATCCATTCAAAATTCAACTTTATAATAATATTACGATTTTCTTTGGTACAGTAAGCAAGCAAGATTTTTTTTACCTAAAAAAGGCAGTAGAAATTGGCAAAAAATATAAAGTACCTCCTGTAAGCTTGGCAAGAACCTATTTTTTGCTGGGAGGAGCCTATACCAACTTGTATATGGGAGGGGATTTAGAAAAGTCTTTTCGGTGCTTTAAGAAATCATTGAGTATCTGCGACCAATTGCTCACCAAGTACCCCAATCATCCCAAGCTTCTGGAAATTCAGGCAGATTCCTGGCATTTGTTAAGCCATGTATACACAGTGAGACAGTCTCCCAACCTGGACTCTGCTTTGTATTACTGTAGACAAGCAATCAATTTCCGCAAACAAATGCGTGACCCCATTATATTTGAAAGTTACCTGGCATTGGCAGCTATACAACAACAACAAGGTAAGCCAACAATGGCCCTGGAGACTCTACTGATGGCAAAAAAACTGACAGTTGACCCCAATTACCAATCGGCTGTTGATTTCAGATTATTTCAGCTTTATAAAAGTCGGAAGGATTATAAAACAGCCTTGTATTATGCCAACGAGAGCTTTAAAAGCCACGCCAAGCAAGTAACGCAAAGAATTGAATCGATAGACGAGGAATTATCAATTAAATATAAAACCGAACTTAAAGACAAGGAAATAGAAATAGCCAACGCCAAAAGCAAAGCTCAAGCAAAAGAAATTCAACAAAAAAATACGCTCAACCTGCTGTTTGCGCTGGGTGCCTTACTCATGTTGTTGTTTGTTCTGTATGCAGTGTATGTAAACCGTCGGACAAAAAAGCAAAACCAGCTTTTGAGTAATCAAAAAGAAGAAATAGCCACCCAAGCCGAAGAGCTACAGGTAGTCAATAATCGCTTGCTTGAACTGAGCCAGTTTAAGACCGACCTAAGCAGTATGTTGGTGCACGACCTCAAAAACCCACTCAATACCATCATAGGGTTGGCATCGGGCATGCTTATCACCAAAACCCAGCAAGCTACTATACATCAGGCAGGGAAAAGCATGCTCCACATCGTGAATAATATGCTGGATGTACACCGGTTAGAAGAGGCAGAGCTAGTGCCAGCTTTACAAAGTTGTGAGCTAAACCAGTTGGTAACTGAGGCTTTAGACAATGTACGCTTTGTGGCTCAACAAAAAGGTGTGGTGTTGCGACAAAACATGACTACTTCGTTATGGATAAAAGCAGATCCGGACTTAATGCTGAGGGTATTGATCAATCTACTCACCAATGCAGTCAAACACAGTACTGTGAACACTCAAGTATGGGTAAACGCCTCTAGTGTAGACCAACAGATGGTAGAGGTTTGTGTAAAAGATGAAGGGGTAGGCATACAACTGGAAAAGCAGCAAGTGATATTTGAAAAATTTAAAGGAGCCAATCCCATGTATGGCAAAGGAAGTACTGGTTTGGGGCTGGCTTTTGTAGCACTGGTAGCAAAAGCCCATGGGGGAAAAGTAAGTGTGCGTTCAGAAGAAAATAAAGGGGCTACGTTTTCGGTTGTAGTGCCAGTAGCCCCTGCTCAAGAGGTAGAGAAAATAGTTGGCAAACGTCTTAGACCAACTCCAATCACCCAAGGCAGGGCATTGCCCCCAATTGTACTTCAATGCAGGCAAAACCTGAAAAACACGGAAATATATGAGGCAAGCAAAATACTATCGATCTTACAAAAAATTGATGAGACGTCGCCTCGTGAAGCACAAATCTGGAAAGAACAAATAGCCCAGACAGTGTACAATTACAATGAAAAAAAATATCAGGAGCTTATCAAGTTAGCTAAAGAGTAG
- a CDS encoding 7TM diverse intracellular signaling domain-containing protein — translation MFEYTNLVSTCLEMSVWRLKGLIKIKVLIMKRFKVLCIALWVVVLIITESVPALAQKTLYLDGSDRIIDVTPYVGFFTDTTHQITLQKIRTPEIQKRFKLNKQNNVNYGSNGGTVWFKLVLQGNPGQYVLELTNTSLQDLKFYTPIPNGHYHEAKRGTYDERAIKATSLLFKVSLLDNEPHTFYMRCHSQKVLMAPLYIGTAVAFIEKNHTKDLMHGMYFGLMIIMILYNLFIYVSTREVAYLYYVCYVVSLTLLTATMAGHSQEFLWPNHPTLDEYNFLLLVLIGYFSILFANRFLHTKRYAPRLRTASYWLHPCFTVVAVISFFDLNIALKLGQVFILITSLLLIAMGVKVALKKYAPARLYLLGWGSIFVTSSVASLSYANLLPINIDNIFFIEMGATGEVLLFSLALANRLNFYRKEQERTQQENERLVKEQNEHLEKEVERRTSEIEHQKEEIIAQAQVLEESIQHLHLAHNNIKSSIQYAKRIQLALLPPQTVLTKQGLNFFILYKPRDIVSGDFYWFAEVEKAGRKQLIIAVADCTGHGVPGAFMTIMGNDLLNQLVKERGMTDPAKILSALDHGVMNALGITSYPTKGHKKNQIQDGMDMALCLIDFETEKITFAGAKRPLYFFHKHQMQVIKGSKYPIGSTQYAQKSFEKHFLTFTKGDALYMLSDGYVDQFGGENNTKFMVKKFKNLLKEIEHLTMPAQKEFLERSLEDWKGFGKQTDDVLVLGLRF, via the coding sequence ATGTTTGAATATACAAACCTGGTAAGCACTTGCCTGGAGATGAGTGTATGGAGACTAAAGGGATTAATAAAAATAAAGGTTTTGATCATGAAGAGGTTCAAAGTACTTTGTATAGCTTTATGGGTAGTAGTCCTGATTATAACAGAGAGTGTTCCTGCGCTGGCTCAAAAAACCTTGTACCTCGACGGAAGCGACAGAATCATTGATGTGACCCCTTATGTGGGCTTTTTTACTGATACTACTCACCAAATTACCCTTCAGAAAATACGAACCCCTGAGATACAAAAGCGCTTTAAGCTGAATAAGCAAAATAATGTCAATTATGGCTCAAACGGAGGCACTGTATGGTTTAAACTGGTACTACAAGGCAACCCTGGGCAATATGTGCTAGAGCTCACCAATACTTCGTTGCAAGACCTTAAGTTTTATACGCCTATACCCAATGGGCATTATCACGAAGCCAAACGGGGCACTTACGACGAGCGCGCAATCAAAGCTACCAGTTTGTTGTTTAAAGTAAGCTTGCTTGATAACGAACCTCACACTTTTTATATGCGTTGCCATAGTCAAAAGGTGTTAATGGCGCCTTTGTATATAGGTACTGCCGTTGCTTTTATAGAAAAAAACCACACCAAAGACCTGATGCATGGGATGTATTTTGGGCTCATGATCATCATGATTCTTTACAACTTATTTATTTATGTCAGTACCCGCGAGGTAGCTTATTTGTACTATGTATGTTATGTAGTCAGCCTTACCTTGCTCACTGCTACCATGGCAGGGCATTCGCAAGAGTTTTTGTGGCCCAACCACCCTACCCTGGATGAATACAATTTTTTGTTGCTGGTTTTGATCGGTTATTTCTCGATCTTATTTGCCAACCGTTTTTTGCATACCAAACGCTACGCACCCCGCCTCAGAACTGCTTCTTATTGGTTACACCCTTGTTTTACGGTGGTAGCGGTGATTAGCTTTTTTGACCTCAATATTGCGCTCAAACTAGGGCAAGTGTTTATTCTTATTACTTCTCTACTACTGATTGCAATGGGGGTAAAAGTAGCACTAAAAAAATATGCACCTGCCCGGCTTTACCTGCTGGGTTGGGGGAGTATATTTGTGACCTCTTCGGTAGCTTCGTTGAGCTATGCCAACCTGTTGCCAATCAATATAGACAATATTTTTTTTATAGAAATGGGCGCCACTGGCGAAGTTTTACTGTTTTCGCTGGCACTTGCCAACCGTCTCAATTTTTACCGCAAAGAGCAGGAACGCACCCAACAAGAAAATGAACGCCTTGTAAAAGAACAAAACGAACACCTTGAAAAGGAGGTAGAACGCCGCACCAGCGAAATAGAGCACCAAAAAGAAGAAATTATAGCCCAGGCTCAGGTGCTCGAAGAATCAATCCAACACCTGCACCTTGCCCACAATAATATTAAAAGCAGTATTCAATACGCCAAACGTATTCAGCTGGCGTTGTTACCCCCGCAAACAGTATTGACAAAACAAGGGCTGAACTTTTTCATATTGTATAAACCCCGTGACATTGTCAGTGGTGATTTTTACTGGTTTGCAGAGGTAGAAAAAGCCGGACGCAAGCAATTGATTATAGCGGTGGCAGATTGTACCGGACACGGGGTGCCAGGGGCTTTTATGACCATTATGGGCAATGATTTGCTCAACCAATTGGTAAAAGAGCGAGGGATGACTGACCCAGCCAAGATATTGTCGGCGTTGGATCATGGGGTAATGAACGCCCTGGGGATAACAAGTTACCCTACCAAGGGGCACAAAAAAAACCAAATTCAAGACGGTATGGATATGGCGCTGTGTCTGATTGATTTTGAGACCGAGAAAATTACCTTTGCTGGAGCCAAGCGTCCGTTGTATTTTTTTCACAAACATCAAATGCAGGTAATTAAGGGCAGCAAATACCCCATAGGCAGTACGCAATATGCCCAAAAAAGCTTTGAAAAACACTTCCTGACTTTTACCAAGGGTGATGCGTTATACATGTTGTCAGACGGCTATGTCGACCAATTTGGCGGGGAAAACAATACCAAGTTTATGGTCAAAAAATTCAAGAATTTACTGAAAGAAATAGAACATTTGACTATGCCTGCCCAAAAAGAATTTCTGGAACGTAGCCTGGAAGACTGGAAAGGTTTCGGTAAGCAAACTGATGACGTATTGGTTTTAGGGTTAAGGTTTTAA